In the genome of Candidatus Cloacimonadota bacterium, one region contains:
- a CDS encoding DUF86 domain-containing protein: MSKREYRLFIDDIIESIELIDEYILGMDFEKFKNDRKTIDAVVRNLEIIGEASNNIPASLRDKYSDIDWSGIIGLRNRIAHEYFGISLSIIWNISTRELLIFKDQIIDITKDIS, translated from the coding sequence ATGTCTAAAAGAGAATACAGATTATTTATTGATGATATTATTGAGTCTATTGAATTAATTGACGAGTATATTTTGGGAATGGATTTTGAAAAATTCAAGAATGACAGAAAAACAATCGATGCTGTGGTAAGAAATTTAGAAATAATTGGTGAAGCATCGAACAATATTCCCGCCAGTCTCAGAGATAAATATTCTGATATTGATTGGAGCGGAATAATTGGCTTGAGGAATAGAATAGCCCATGAGTATTTTGGAATAAGTTTATCAATTATATGGAATATCAGTACAAGGGAACTTTTAATATTTAAAGATCAAATAATTGATATTACCAAAGATATATCATAA
- a CDS encoding nucleotidyltransferase family protein, with amino-acid sequence MRQLDEIKKIIKSNNSELKNKYLVKNIAIFGSYARNEQRENSDIDILVEFREPVGLLFVHLADYLEEILEKKVDLLTSDAIKLNRKKYIMEDLTYV; translated from the coding sequence ATGAGACAATTAGATGAAATAAAAAAAATTATAAAGAGTAACAATTCGGAATTGAAAAACAAATATTTAGTAAAAAATATTGCGATATTCGGTTCTTATGCAAGAAATGAGCAGCGAGAAAATAGCGACATTGATATTTTAGTTGAATTTCGGGAGCCGGTTGGTTTACTTTTTGTTCATCTCGCAGATTATTTGGAAGAAATTTTAGAAAAAAAAGTAGATTTACTCACATCTGATGCGATAAAACTAAATAGGAAAAAGTATATAATGGAAGATTTGACATATGTCTAA